The Fictibacillus arsenicus genome contains a region encoding:
- the ligA gene encoding NAD-dependent DNA ligase LigA — MNEEHAKERILELRELLEKYNYEYHVLDKPSVPDAEYDQLMKELIELENNHPELHDDHSPTSRVGGAILDFFEKVEHTVPMLSLGNAFNDQDLRDFDRRVRDGVGDNVTYVAELKIDGLAVSLLYEDGRFVRGATRGDGTIGEDITNNLKTIRSIPFRLKDPVRLEVRGEAFMPKKSFQKLNAHREEEGQELFANPRNAAAGSLRQLDPKIAASRNLDIFVYGVGKLEGHSVDSHDESLTYLSHLGFKTNAEWKKCDNIDEVIEYVNGWQEKRPDLPYEIDGIVIKVNSLYQQEELGFTAKNPRWAIAYKFPAEEVVTKLEGIELNVGRTGVVTPTALLQPVLVAGTTVKRASLHNEDLIREKDIKIGDYVVVKKAGDIIPEVVNVITERRTGDETDFNMPTECPECESKLERLDGEVALRCINPQCPAQIREGFIHFVSRNAMNIDGLGEKVVAQLFKEKLIDNVADLYKLEREKLLELERMGEKSADNLLAAIEKSKENSLERLLFGLGIRHVGAKAAKTIAQRFETMETLMAATKEELLEVEEIGEKMADSIQLYFSKPEVKELMEELQSLGVNMTYKGPKLIKVEDLDTPFAGKTVVLTGKLSILTRNDAKEKLERLGAKVTGSVSKNTDMLIAGEDAGSKLDKAKKLGIDIWDEQQLVDELNK, encoded by the coding sequence TTGAACGAAGAACACGCGAAGGAAAGAATCCTGGAGCTCCGGGAGCTTTTAGAAAAATACAATTACGAATATCATGTACTGGACAAACCGTCTGTACCTGATGCTGAATATGACCAGCTTATGAAAGAGCTGATCGAACTCGAGAATAATCATCCTGAACTCCATGACGATCATTCGCCTACATCACGTGTAGGCGGTGCCATTTTGGACTTTTTTGAAAAAGTTGAACACACTGTTCCGATGCTAAGCCTGGGAAATGCATTCAATGATCAGGACCTTCGTGATTTTGACCGCCGTGTACGCGATGGGGTCGGTGATAACGTGACATATGTTGCCGAGCTTAAAATCGATGGGCTTGCCGTTTCTCTTCTTTATGAGGATGGAAGGTTTGTAAGAGGTGCAACCCGTGGCGACGGTACAATTGGTGAGGACATTACGAACAATTTAAAGACAATTCGTTCCATTCCATTTAGGCTGAAAGATCCTGTTAGGCTCGAAGTGCGCGGAGAGGCGTTCATGCCAAAGAAATCATTCCAGAAGCTAAACGCTCACCGTGAAGAAGAAGGACAGGAGCTTTTTGCGAATCCAAGGAATGCCGCAGCAGGTTCATTGCGTCAGCTTGATCCGAAGATTGCAGCTAGCCGAAACCTTGATATTTTCGTTTATGGAGTAGGAAAACTTGAAGGTCACTCGGTAGATTCTCATGATGAGAGCTTAACTTATTTGAGTCACTTAGGTTTCAAAACGAATGCTGAGTGGAAAAAATGCGATAACATTGATGAAGTGATCGAGTACGTGAACGGCTGGCAGGAGAAGCGTCCTGATCTTCCGTACGAAATCGATGGCATCGTAATTAAAGTTAACTCGTTATATCAGCAAGAAGAATTAGGGTTCACTGCGAAAAATCCACGTTGGGCGATCGCGTACAAGTTTCCGGCTGAGGAAGTTGTTACAAAGCTTGAAGGAATCGAACTTAACGTCGGCCGTACAGGTGTGGTTACACCAACGGCATTGCTTCAGCCCGTTTTAGTAGCTGGAACGACAGTCAAACGCGCTTCATTACATAATGAAGATCTGATTCGCGAAAAAGACATTAAAATTGGTGACTATGTTGTTGTGAAAAAAGCGGGAGACATTATCCCTGAAGTAGTTAACGTTATAACAGAGCGCAGAACAGGAGACGAAACGGATTTCAATATGCCGACAGAATGCCCAGAGTGTGAAAGCAAGCTCGAGCGTTTGGACGGCGAAGTGGCACTTCGCTGCATAAATCCACAATGTCCGGCACAGATCCGTGAAGGTTTCATTCATTTTGTATCAAGAAACGCGATGAATATTGACGGGCTTGGGGAAAAAGTAGTCGCACAGCTTTTTAAAGAAAAACTCATTGATAATGTTGCAGATTTATATAAGCTTGAGCGTGAAAAACTGTTAGAATTAGAGCGTATGGGTGAAAAATCTGCAGACAATCTGCTTGCAGCGATCGAGAAATCAAAAGAAAACTCATTAGAGCGTCTTCTTTTCGGACTCGGAATCCGTCATGTAGGAGCAAAGGCGGCTAAGACGATTGCTCAGCGCTTTGAAACGATGGAAACATTGATGGCCGCAACGAAAGAAGAACTTTTAGAAGTAGAAGAAATCGGTGAAAAGATGGCTGATTCTATTCAATTATACTTCTCGAAGCCTGAAGTGAAAGAACTGATGGAAGAATTGCAGAGCCTTGGTGTGAACATGACATACAAAGGGCCAAAGCTCATTAAAGTTGAAGATCTGGACACGCCGTTTGCAGGGAAGACCGTTGTTCTTACTGGAAAGCTGTCCATTTTGACACGTAATGATGCAAAAGAAAAATTGGAGCGCCTAGGTGCAAAAGTGACCGGAAGCGTGAGTAAAAATACAGATATGCTGATCGCAGGGGAAGATGCAGGTTCTAAGCTTGATAAGGCAAAGAAGCTTGGCATTGATATCTGGGATGAACAGCAATTGGTTGATGAGCTCAACAAATAA
- a CDS encoding CamS family sex pheromone protein produces MIKRVGLLFLSLLLVLTGCLGDDELEKEEKVVQEKGKKEEKAIITGEINTGEKYYRSIFPFEPGGARGVIRYGVDNRLDINEFEMGLMRVAQDTFNTDKYFFQEGQFLNEPTVTNWLRREDEKSGKSKSDLDQTGLNPKLGAKVDEGDPDYVKKLQEANKNSPKYLSYVLEHNYLVQSGDGKVKLGGVVIGLSFNSTYYFDVKKDSLIYPGEVKLDRGKVQKEAQKIGGQVASRLRQDPKLQDVPIVIALYQEEERDSVTPGNFISAGVVKKGSNSISSWEDIDEDYLLFPSDIASKKKRSDHEKFTAFKAKVQEYFPNFIGVIGKGFYKDGNLERMTIEIPVQFRGKAEIISFTQFVATSALGDLPNVPIEVYIGSAVDQPEALIIKDDTTQEEPFVHIYRK; encoded by the coding sequence ATGATTAAACGGGTTGGACTCCTTTTCTTAAGCCTTTTACTCGTTTTGACTGGCTGTCTGGGTGACGATGAGCTGGAAAAAGAAGAAAAGGTTGTACAGGAAAAGGGGAAGAAAGAAGAAAAAGCGATCATCACTGGGGAAATCAATACAGGGGAAAAGTATTACCGAAGCATTTTTCCATTTGAGCCAGGCGGAGCACGCGGTGTTATCCGTTATGGTGTAGATAACCGCCTGGATATTAACGAGTTCGAAATGGGCTTGATGCGAGTAGCTCAAGATACTTTTAATACAGATAAATACTTTTTCCAAGAAGGCCAGTTCTTAAACGAACCTACTGTTACAAATTGGCTGAGAAGAGAAGATGAAAAGTCGGGAAAGAGCAAAAGTGATTTGGATCAGACTGGTTTGAACCCGAAACTGGGTGCCAAAGTCGATGAAGGTGATCCGGACTACGTAAAAAAATTGCAAGAGGCCAATAAGAATAGTCCGAAATACCTTTCTTATGTTCTAGAGCATAACTATCTTGTTCAAAGCGGAGATGGCAAAGTAAAGCTTGGCGGCGTAGTAATCGGTCTATCTTTTAACTCCACATATTATTTTGACGTAAAGAAAGATAGCTTGATTTATCCAGGTGAAGTTAAGCTGGATCGCGGAAAAGTTCAAAAAGAAGCACAAAAGATAGGGGGGCAGGTCGCAAGCCGTTTGCGTCAAGATCCTAAACTTCAAGATGTTCCTATCGTAATTGCCCTTTATCAAGAAGAAGAACGTGATTCAGTAACGCCAGGGAACTTCATTTCTGCTGGAGTTGTGAAAAAAGGAAGCAACTCGATCAGTTCGTGGGAAGACATCGATGAGGATTATCTATTGTTCCCGTCAGACATAGCTTCCAAAAAGAAACGAAGTGATCATGAGAAGTTTACAGCTTTCAAAGCCAAAGTTCAGGAATACTTCCCGAATTTTATTGGTGTAATCGGAAAAGGGTTCTATAAAGATGGCAACTTAGAGCGAATGACGATCGAAATCCCTGTACAGTTCAGAGGGAAAGCTGAGATCATCTCCTTCACTCAGTTCGTCGCAACATCGGCTCTTGGGGACCTGCCGAATGTTCCGATTGAAGTATACATCGGTTCCGCAGTTGACCAGCCAGAAGCACTGATCATCAAAGACGATACAACACAAGAAGAACCATTTGTTCATATCTATCGAAAATAG
- the pruA gene encoding L-glutamate gamma-semialdehyde dehydrogenase yields MTREYRHEPFMDFSVPANKEAYEAGLKVINSKLGQEFPLVIGSEKITTDEKIVSINPANKEEVIGSVSKATQDHAEQAMQAALTAFESWKKWDPEHRANILFRAAAIIRRRKYEFSAMLTKEAGKPWKEADADTAEAIDFLEYYARQAIKLKAGQPVVSRDGEINKFNYIPLGVGIVISPFNFPFAIMAGTAAAAFVSGNTVLLKPANSTPVIAAMFVQVMEEAGLPAGVLNYVPGSGAEIGDYLVDHPKTRFVSFTGSREVGCRIYERAAKVHPGQIWLKRVIAEMGGKDTVVVDRDADLELAASSIVYSAFGFSGQKCSAGSRAVIHQDVYDEVLEKAVALTKTLTMGSPEEVGTYMGPVIDQASFNKIMKYIEIGKEEGRLMTGGEGDDSKGYFIQPTIFADVDEKARLMQEEIFGPVVAVCKARDFDHMMEIANNTEYGLTGALLSNNREHIERAREEFHVGNFYINRGCTGAIVGYQPFGGFNMSGTDSKAGGPDYLILHMQAKTTSETL; encoded by the coding sequence ATGACACGTGAATACCGTCATGAACCATTTATGGATTTTTCAGTTCCTGCAAACAAGGAAGCTTATGAAGCAGGCTTGAAGGTTATTAATTCCAAGCTTGGACAAGAGTTTCCACTTGTTATCGGCAGTGAGAAAATCACAACAGATGAAAAGATTGTTTCTATAAATCCAGCTAACAAAGAAGAAGTGATTGGATCTGTTTCAAAAGCGACTCAAGATCACGCTGAGCAAGCAATGCAAGCTGCACTAACTGCTTTCGAATCTTGGAAAAAGTGGGATCCTGAGCACCGTGCGAACATCTTGTTCCGTGCAGCAGCGATCATCCGCCGCCGTAAATATGAATTCTCCGCTATGCTTACAAAAGAAGCAGGTAAGCCATGGAAAGAAGCAGACGCTGATACAGCTGAAGCTATCGACTTTTTAGAATACTATGCACGCCAAGCGATCAAGCTTAAAGCTGGTCAGCCAGTTGTAAGCCGCGATGGTGAAATCAATAAATTTAACTACATTCCACTTGGAGTAGGTATCGTTATCTCTCCATTCAACTTCCCGTTTGCGATCATGGCGGGTACTGCAGCAGCTGCGTTCGTTTCTGGTAACACTGTATTGCTGAAGCCAGCGAACTCAACTCCAGTTATCGCAGCAATGTTCGTTCAAGTAATGGAAGAAGCAGGACTTCCTGCAGGCGTACTTAACTACGTTCCTGGAAGCGGAGCAGAAATCGGTGACTACCTAGTAGACCACCCGAAAACTCGTTTCGTATCATTCACAGGTTCTCGTGAAGTAGGCTGCCGTATCTATGAGCGCGCAGCAAAAGTACACCCTGGCCAAATCTGGCTTAAGCGTGTAATCGCTGAAATGGGCGGAAAAGACACAGTTGTTGTTGACCGTGACGCTGATCTTGAATTAGCAGCAAGCTCAATCGTTTACTCTGCATTCGGATTCTCTGGACAAAAATGTTCTGCTGGATCTCGTGCAGTAATCCACCAAGACGTTTACGATGAAGTTTTAGAAAAAGCAGTAGCTCTTACTAAAACATTAACGATGGGCAGCCCAGAAGAAGTTGGAACATACATGGGGCCGGTAATCGACCAAGCTTCATTCAACAAAATTATGAAGTACATCGAAATCGGAAAAGAAGAAGGCCGTCTGATGACTGGTGGAGAAGGCGACGATTCTAAAGGTTACTTCATCCAGCCAACGATCTTTGCTGATGTTGATGAAAAAGCTCGCTTGATGCAAGAAGAAATCTTCGGACCAGTTGTAGCGGTATGTAAAGCACGTGACTTCGATCACATGATGGAAATCGCAAACAATACAGAATACGGTTTGACAGGTGCACTTCTTTCTAACAACCGTGAGCACATCGAACGCGCGCGTGAAGAGTTCCACGTAGGAAACTTCTACATCAACCGCGGATGTACAGGTGCAATTGTTGGATACCAGCCGTTCGGCGGATTCAACATGTCTGGAACTGACTCAAAAGCAGGCGGACCAGACTACCTGATCCTTCACATGCAAGCAAAAACAACTTCAGAAACACTTTAA
- a CDS encoding DUF3905 domain-containing protein, translated as MSKDKEQKKNLPEVDLDETMPHQISSPDFKETGMKMQAPFVNEHGVVIGDSFYDSENSPLNNWSTDTDPEVMAGDEWVHPTNDIGWNTNMNRDLIEKKAPPKEGMLRHPTKDSSYGKD; from the coding sequence ATGTCAAAGGATAAAGAGCAAAAGAAGAATCTGCCTGAAGTCGATTTGGATGAAACGATGCCGCATCAGATCAGTTCCCCAGACTTTAAAGAGACGGGTATGAAGATGCAGGCGCCATTCGTAAATGAACATGGTGTTGTGATCGGAGACAGCTTTTACGATTCAGAAAATTCCCCTCTTAACAATTGGAGTACTGACACAGACCCTGAAGTGATGGCAGGAGATGAGTGGGTGCATCCAACAAATGATATCGGATGGAACACGAACATGAACCGGGATCTCATTGAAAAGAAAGCACCGCCGAAAGAAGGCATGCTTCGCCATCCAACAAAAGATTCAAGCTACGGAAAAGATTGA
- a CDS encoding YciI family protein, which produces MAFFAAILHMEKPELNQEYRQAHLDYLQGLVEQDKVHLKGPFVDGSGGMVVYKADSLEEAQTLAQEDPYVKEGVRRLELHEWGI; this is translated from the coding sequence ATGGCATTCTTCGCTGCAATTTTACATATGGAAAAACCAGAATTAAACCAAGAGTACCGCCAGGCTCACCTGGATTACCTGCAAGGACTAGTTGAACAGGATAAAGTGCATCTTAAAGGGCCTTTCGTCGATGGTTCAGGGGGTATGGTTGTTTATAAAGCTGATTCTCTAGAGGAAGCACAAACATTAGCACAAGAAGATCCTTACGTGAAGGAAGGCGTACGCCGTTTAGAACTCCATGAGTGGGGTATCTAA
- the gatC gene encoding Asp-tRNA(Asn)/Glu-tRNA(Gln) amidotransferase subunit GatC yields MSRISKDQVKHVAHLARLAVTDEEAELLTEQLDKIIGFAEELNELDTDNVEPTTHVLELKNILREDEVRNSVSVDEAMKNAPAQKDGQFKVPNILE; encoded by the coding sequence TTGTCTCGAATTTCGAAAGATCAAGTGAAACACGTAGCGCATTTAGCCAGATTAGCCGTTACGGATGAAGAAGCCGAATTGCTGACTGAGCAGTTAGATAAAATTATCGGGTTTGCTGAAGAGTTAAATGAACTCGACACAGATAACGTGGAGCCTACTACACACGTACTGGAGCTGAAGAATATACTTCGTGAAGATGAGGTGCGAAATTCTGTTTCAGTTGATGAAGCAATGAAAAATGCACCAGCACAAAAGGATGGCCAGTTTAAAGTTCCGAACATTTTGGAGTAG
- the gatA gene encoding Asp-tRNA(Asn)/Glu-tRNA(Gln) amidotransferase subunit GatA, whose amino-acid sequence MSILDKKISELHQLLHTKELSVTDIVDATFDRIHQVDDKVRAFLTLNEEYSRIKAKQLDEKLVSGADRGLLFGMPIGIKDNIVTKGIRTTCASRILESFEPIYDATVVERLTNADTITIGKLNMDEFAMGSSNENSGFHPTHNPWDLSCVPGGSSGASAAAVSAGEVLFSLGSDTGGSIRQPAAFCGVVGLKPTYGLVSRYGLVAFASSLDQIGPITTSVEDNAYLLQAIAGNDPMDSTSAKVDIPDYLASLTGEVKGLKIGVPKEYLGEGVQPDVKERVMEALKVLEGLGATWEEVSLPHSRYALATYYLLSSSEASANLSRFDGVRYGLRSDNSHNLIDMYKQSRSEGFGEEVKRRIMLGTFALSSGYYDAYYKKAQKVRTLIKEDFTKIFEKYDVIIGPTTPSASFKCGAMTKDPLTMYMNDILTIPVNLAGVPAISVPCGFSEGLPIGLQIIGKHFDESTIYKVAHAFEQATEHHKAKPKL is encoded by the coding sequence ATGTCGATTTTAGATAAAAAAATCTCAGAACTGCATCAGTTATTACATACAAAAGAATTGAGTGTAACTGATATTGTGGATGCTACATTTGACCGCATTCATCAAGTTGACGATAAAGTAAGAGCATTTTTAACATTAAATGAAGAATACAGCCGCATTAAGGCAAAACAATTAGATGAGAAGTTAGTTTCCGGTGCTGACAGAGGACTGCTATTTGGCATGCCGATCGGGATTAAGGATAATATCGTCACAAAAGGAATCCGCACGACTTGTGCATCAAGAATTCTAGAGAGTTTCGAACCGATCTATGATGCGACAGTTGTTGAACGTTTAACTAATGCAGACACGATCACAATCGGTAAATTAAACATGGACGAGTTTGCGATGGGGTCATCAAATGAAAACTCAGGATTCCACCCGACGCATAACCCGTGGGATCTTTCCTGTGTACCAGGCGGATCATCAGGAGCGTCAGCTGCAGCCGTTTCTGCAGGGGAAGTCCTATTCTCGCTAGGCTCAGATACTGGCGGATCAATCAGACAGCCTGCTGCTTTCTGTGGTGTTGTAGGACTAAAACCTACATACGGTCTTGTATCACGCTACGGTCTGGTAGCATTTGCGTCATCTCTTGATCAGATTGGGCCAATTACTACAAGCGTTGAAGACAATGCATACTTGCTGCAGGCGATTGCCGGAAATGATCCAATGGATTCTACATCTGCAAAAGTAGATATCCCGGATTACCTGGCGTCACTCACAGGCGAAGTAAAAGGATTGAAAATTGGAGTTCCAAAAGAATACCTTGGAGAAGGCGTCCAGCCTGACGTTAAAGAGCGCGTAATGGAAGCTCTGAAGGTGCTTGAAGGATTAGGCGCAACGTGGGAAGAAGTATCTCTTCCGCATTCACGCTATGCACTCGCAACATACTACCTGCTGTCTTCATCTGAAGCATCAGCAAACCTGTCCCGTTTTGACGGGGTTCGTTACGGATTGCGTTCGGACAACAGCCACAACTTGATCGACATGTACAAGCAGTCCCGCAGTGAAGGGTTTGGTGAGGAAGTTAAACGCCGCATCATGCTTGGTACGTTTGCGTTAAGCTCAGGCTATTATGATGCTTATTATAAAAAAGCGCAAAAAGTCCGTACGCTGATTAAAGAAGACTTTACAAAAATCTTTGAAAAATATGATGTCATCATCGGGCCAACAACGCCATCTGCTTCATTTAAATGCGGAGCAATGACAAAAGATCCGTTAACGATGTACATGAATGATATTTTGACGATTCCTGTTAACTTGGCGGGAGTACCAGCAATCTCCGTTCCATGCGGATTCTCTGAAGGGCTGCCGATCGGACTTCAGATTATCGGAAAGCATTTTGACGAGAGCACGATCTATAAGGTTGCACATGCGTTTGAACAGGCAACAGAACATCATAAAGCGAAGCCGAAGCTGTAG
- the gatB gene encoding Asp-tRNA(Asn)/Glu-tRNA(Gln) amidotransferase subunit GatB, whose product MSEFETIIGLEVHVELKTNSKIFCGCSTNFGAPPNTNVCPICLGHPGVLPVVNHQAVDFAMRAALALNCEINRETKFDRKNYFYPDNPKAYQVSQFDKPIGEHGWIEIEVGGNKKKIGITRIHMEEDAGKLTHTADGSLVDLNRQGTPLVEIVSEPDIRTPEEAYSYLEKLKAIIQYTGVSDCKMEEGSLRCDANISIRPVGQEEFGTKAELKNLNSFAFVQKGLEHEEKRQREVVSGGGEILQETRRYDEASKTTLLMRVKEGSDDYRYFPEPDLVSIFIDDEWMDRVKSEIPELPDARQERYVGEFGLPEYDAKVLTMTKEMADFFEGTITAGADAKQASNWIMGEVSAYLNNEGRELHQTALTAKGLAGMIKLIGNGTISNKIAKTVFKELIENGGDAEKIVKEKGLVQISDESAIREIVVKILDANEQSVADYKDGKEKAVGFLVGQVMKETKGKANPPLVNKLIVEELKKR is encoded by the coding sequence ATGAGCGAATTTGAAACGATTATTGGACTTGAAGTACACGTAGAATTAAAAACAAACTCAAAGATTTTCTGCGGCTGTTCTACAAACTTTGGTGCGCCGCCGAACACGAATGTATGTCCGATCTGTTTAGGACATCCAGGAGTACTGCCTGTAGTGAACCATCAAGCAGTAGATTTTGCGATGCGAGCTGCACTGGCACTGAATTGTGAAATCAACCGTGAAACGAAATTTGACCGCAAAAACTACTTTTATCCGGATAACCCGAAAGCCTATCAAGTTTCACAGTTTGATAAGCCGATCGGTGAACATGGCTGGATCGAAATCGAAGTTGGCGGAAACAAAAAGAAAATAGGAATTACACGCATTCATATGGAAGAGGATGCAGGAAAACTTACGCATACGGCAGATGGCTCACTTGTAGATCTTAACCGCCAAGGAACACCGCTTGTCGAGATCGTGTCTGAGCCCGATATCCGTACGCCAGAAGAAGCATATTCGTATCTTGAAAAATTAAAAGCGATCATTCAATACACAGGTGTCTCAGACTGTAAGATGGAAGAAGGTTCATTGCGCTGTGACGCTAACATTTCCATCCGCCCAGTCGGCCAAGAGGAGTTTGGAACAAAAGCAGAGTTGAAGAACTTAAACTCATTCGCTTTCGTTCAAAAAGGACTTGAACATGAAGAGAAGCGCCAGCGTGAAGTCGTATCAGGAGGAGGAGAAATCCTTCAAGAAACCCGCCGTTATGATGAAGCTTCAAAGACTACACTTCTTATGCGAGTAAAGGAAGGGTCTGATGACTACCGCTACTTCCCGGAACCTGATCTTGTTTCCATCTTTATTGATGACGAGTGGATGGACCGGGTGAAGTCAGAAATTCCAGAGCTTCCGGATGCGCGCCAAGAACGTTATGTTGGCGAATTCGGACTTCCTGAATATGATGCAAAAGTTCTTACGATGACAAAAGAGATGGCTGATTTCTTTGAAGGCACGATCACAGCTGGTGCCGATGCAAAACAAGCATCCAACTGGATCATGGGTGAAGTGAGCGCCTACTTGAACAACGAAGGAAGAGAACTGCATCAAACCGCTCTGACGGCAAAAGGTCTAGCTGGTATGATTAAACTTATTGGCAACGGAACGATTTCTAATAAAATCGCAAAGACCGTTTTCAAAGAGCTAATCGAAAACGGCGGCGATGCTGAAAAGATCGTAAAAGAAAAAGGTCTTGTGCAGATTTCTGACGAAAGTGCAATCCGTGAAATCGTAGTAAAGATTTTGGATGCCAACGAGCAATCTGTAGCTGACTATAAAGACGGAAAAGAAAAAGCGGTAGGTTTCTTAGTCGGGCAAGTCATGAAAGAAACAAAAGGAAAAGCGAATCCGCCGCTTGTAAACAAGCTGATTGTGGAAGAACTGAAAAAGAGATAA
- a CDS encoding short-chain fatty acid transporter, which produces MNNTELNFKKEKSRQGETFLTKSANYLSTWSHKYVPDAFVIAVLLTLFVFLIAFFMNPTKPQEIVKSWGDGFWTYLAFTMQMVLLMVTGMTLASVPFMNRALQSIAKLANSPQKAYILTFLISALAYYINWGLAVVVGAIMAKEVAMKNPKAHFPLLVAAAYAPTALYSAGLSSSIGLTIATEDHFLVDVMGVIPTSETIFSASTIIIFLSLLITLPIVIVLIAPKNNIVSLNPNQFTNQTIDKPSRQNLTLAEKLEWTPFLGIILGSIGTFYCVFEFINGSSLDLNIINIFFLSLGLLLHGSLNNFAQGFKEATQSISPIILQFPFYAGIIAVLGSSGLGAGIIEWMASIASTETFDIFTYWSAGLVNLLAPSGGGQWALQGPLQVPAGLKLGVDPATIAMAVGWGDAWTNLIQPFWALPLLGVLGLKIKDIMGYCFILCIWVGIVTSVLMLFLY; this is translated from the coding sequence ATGAATAACACGGAACTGAATTTTAAAAAAGAAAAGTCTCGGCAAGGAGAAACATTCCTTACTAAAAGCGCTAACTATTTATCTACTTGGTCTCATAAGTATGTACCAGACGCCTTTGTTATTGCAGTATTACTTACATTGTTCGTATTTCTTATAGCATTTTTCATGAATCCTACCAAACCTCAAGAGATTGTTAAATCATGGGGAGATGGATTCTGGACTTATTTAGCCTTTACCATGCAGATGGTTTTATTAATGGTTACGGGTATGACTCTGGCAAGTGTTCCTTTCATGAATAGAGCTTTACAATCCATCGCTAAATTAGCAAATTCCCCACAAAAGGCATATATCCTAACGTTCCTGATCAGTGCACTAGCTTATTATATAAATTGGGGTTTAGCTGTTGTTGTAGGTGCTATTATGGCTAAAGAAGTTGCAATGAAGAATCCTAAAGCTCATTTCCCTCTTCTAGTAGCTGCTGCCTATGCTCCTACCGCTCTATATAGTGCTGGTCTTTCGAGTTCAATCGGATTAACGATAGCTACAGAAGATCATTTTCTTGTTGATGTTATGGGGGTTATCCCTACCTCTGAAACAATATTCAGTGCATCTACCATCATTATTTTTCTATCACTACTAATCACATTACCTATTGTTATCGTACTTATTGCTCCCAAGAATAACATTGTAAGTTTAAATCCAAATCAATTTACAAATCAAACAATTGATAAACCTTCTAGACAAAACTTAACACTTGCTGAAAAACTTGAATGGACCCCTTTTCTAGGTATTATCCTTGGTTCAATTGGCACTTTCTATTGCGTATTTGAATTTATTAATGGCAGCAGCCTGGACTTAAATATAATTAATATTTTCTTTTTATCACTTGGTTTACTTTTACATGGTTCACTAAACAATTTTGCACAGGGGTTTAAAGAAGCAACCCAATCAATATCACCAATTATACTGCAGTTCCCTTTTTATGCAGGGATAATTGCGGTGCTCGGTAGTTCTGGTTTAGGAGCAGGTATTATTGAATGGATGGCATCCATAGCATCTACAGAAACCTTTGATATTTTCACATATTGGTCAGCTGGATTAGTGAACTTGCTCGCTCCTTCTGGTGGTGGTCAATGGGCACTTCAAGGTCCTCTGCAAGTTCCTGCAGGTTTAAAACTTGGCGTAGACCCGGCGACAATTGCTATGGCTGTAGGGTGGGGAGATGCATGGACAAATTTAATTCAACCATTCTGGGCCCTCCCTCTTTTAGGTGTACTTGGATTAAAGATAAAAGACATCATGGGATACTGTTTTATCCTTTGCATTTGGGTTGGTATAGTTACAAGTGTGCTCATGCTCTTTTTGTATTAA